The Populus alba chromosome 6, ASM523922v2, whole genome shotgun sequence genome contains a region encoding:
- the LOC118030849 gene encoding B3 domain-containing protein At3g11580 isoform X1: MSINHFSTDLEETLSWWAQQHQQQQPIMEPNPNASSSTPNKPPNISNPNSSWPPHHSWLNPYNPAQQPSSMFLPQNPTLNFNLNEEDDEDQDHEQEQRQQQQQQDETQQEQEVLVLDKEPMFEKPLTPSDVGKLNRLVIPKQHAEKYFPLSGDSVDKGLLMSFEDESGRYWKFRYSYWNSSQSYVLTKGWSRYVKEKQLDAGDVVLFERHRTDGDRLFIGWRRRGESGSNSGVMVQGSGGGVWSRGIYSSSSSGPHHLSSSNIQLGLGANVTAANVPYQPYCLHAGSIAQNLTTPLGNSKRLRLFGVNLECQLDGSEPSTPDGSSVSSLGPGRPQFYSQSSYSSNSTHGQMVHISSQVEGGKLEDIRDFWIRSGVEREKYTLNKDYY; this comes from the exons atGTCTATAAACCATTTCTCCACAGACCTTGAAGAAACACTCAGCTGGTGGGCACAgcaacatcaacaacaacaacccaTCATGGAACCAAACCCAAACGCGTCTTCCTCTACACCAAACAAACCCCCAAATATTTCAAACCCCAATTCTTCTTGGCCTCCCCATCACTCCTGGCTTAACCCTTACAATCCAGCTCAACAACCCTCTTCCATGTTCCTTCCTCAAAACCCAACGCTCAATTTCAATCTCAACGAAGAAGACGATGAAGATCAAGACCATGAACAGgagcagcggcagcagcagcagcagcaagatGAAACACAACAAGAACAAGAAGTACTAGTACTAGATAAAGAACCCATGTTTGAGAAACCCTTAACACCAAGTGATGTAGGAAAACTAAACCGTTTAGTAATACCAAAACAACATGCAGAGAAGTACTTTCCACTTAGTGGTGACTCAGTGGATAAAGGGTTGTTAATGAGTTTTGAAGACGAGTCCGGCAGGTATTGGAAGTTCAGGTACTCATATTGGAACAGTAGTCAAAGCTATGTATTGACTAAAGGGTGGAGTAGATATGTGAAAGAGAAACAACTTGATGCAGGCGATGTAGTTTTGTTTGAACGACACCGTACAGATGGTGACAGATTGTTCATAGGGTGGAGGAGGAGAGGCGAGAGTGGCAGTAACAGTGGGGTGATGGTGCAGGGTAGTGGTGGTGGGGTGTGGAGCAGAGGAAtatattcatcatcatcttctggGCCTCATCATCTTTCTAGTAGTAATATACAACTTGGCCTTGGGGCTAATGTGACAGCTGCTAATGTGCCATACCAACCTTACTGTCTCCATGCAG GGTCCATTGCACAGAACCTAACAACGCCGCTTGGGAACTCAAAGAGACTCAGGTTATTTGGGGTGAACTTGGAGTGCCAGCTTGATGGGTCCGAGCCATCAACACCTGATGGTTCATCTGTGTCCAGCCTGGGTCCAGGCCGCCCGCAATTCTACTCTCAATCTTCTTATTCTTCAAACAGCACTCATGGTCAAATG GTGCACATTTCAAGCCAGGTAGAGGGGGGCAAATTGGAGGATATTAGGGATTTCTGGATTCGGAGTGGAGTGGAGAGGGAAAAATATACTCTGAACAAAGACTACTACTAG
- the LOC118030849 gene encoding B3 domain-containing protein At2g36080 isoform X2 has protein sequence MSINHFSTDLEETLSWWAQQHQQQQPIMEPNPNASSSTPNKPPNISNPNSSWPPHHSWLNPYNPAQQPSSMFLPQNPTLNFNLNEEDDEDQDHEQEQRQQQQQQDETQQEQEVLVLDKEPMFEKPLTPSDVGKLNRLVIPKQHAEKYFPLSGDSVDKGLLMSFEDESGRYWKFRYSYWNSSQSYVLTKGWSRYVKEKQLDAGDVVLFERHRTDGDRLFIGWRRRGESGSNSGVMVQGSGGGVWSRGIYSSSSSGPHHLSSSNIQLGLGANVTAANVPYQPYCLHAGSIAQNLTTPLGNSKRLRLFGVNLECQLDGSEPSTPDGSSVSSLGPGRPQFYSQSSYSSNSTHGQMDIPLPGDVHRMRNRRG, from the exons atGTCTATAAACCATTTCTCCACAGACCTTGAAGAAACACTCAGCTGGTGGGCACAgcaacatcaacaacaacaacccaTCATGGAACCAAACCCAAACGCGTCTTCCTCTACACCAAACAAACCCCCAAATATTTCAAACCCCAATTCTTCTTGGCCTCCCCATCACTCCTGGCTTAACCCTTACAATCCAGCTCAACAACCCTCTTCCATGTTCCTTCCTCAAAACCCAACGCTCAATTTCAATCTCAACGAAGAAGACGATGAAGATCAAGACCATGAACAGgagcagcggcagcagcagcagcagcaagatGAAACACAACAAGAACAAGAAGTACTAGTACTAGATAAAGAACCCATGTTTGAGAAACCCTTAACACCAAGTGATGTAGGAAAACTAAACCGTTTAGTAATACCAAAACAACATGCAGAGAAGTACTTTCCACTTAGTGGTGACTCAGTGGATAAAGGGTTGTTAATGAGTTTTGAAGACGAGTCCGGCAGGTATTGGAAGTTCAGGTACTCATATTGGAACAGTAGTCAAAGCTATGTATTGACTAAAGGGTGGAGTAGATATGTGAAAGAGAAACAACTTGATGCAGGCGATGTAGTTTTGTTTGAACGACACCGTACAGATGGTGACAGATTGTTCATAGGGTGGAGGAGGAGAGGCGAGAGTGGCAGTAACAGTGGGGTGATGGTGCAGGGTAGTGGTGGTGGGGTGTGGAGCAGAGGAAtatattcatcatcatcttctggGCCTCATCATCTTTCTAGTAGTAATATACAACTTGGCCTTGGGGCTAATGTGACAGCTGCTAATGTGCCATACCAACCTTACTGTCTCCATGCAG GGTCCATTGCACAGAACCTAACAACGCCGCTTGGGAACTCAAAGAGACTCAGGTTATTTGGGGTGAACTTGGAGTGCCAGCTTGATGGGTCCGAGCCATCAACACCTGATGGTTCATCTGTGTCCAGCCTGGGTCCAGGCCGCCCGCAATTCTACTCTCAATCTTCTTATTCTTCAAACAGCACTCATGGTCAAATG GATATCCCTCTCCCCGGAGATGTCCACCGGATGAGAAATCGCCGAGGATAA
- the LOC118030849 gene encoding B3 domain-containing protein At2g36080 isoform X5: protein MSINHFSTDLEETLSWWAQQHQQQQPIMEPNPNASSSTPNKPPNISNPNSSWPPHHSWLNPYNPAQQPSSMFLPQNPTLNFNLNEEDDEDQDHEQEQRQQQQQQDETQQEQEVLVLDKEPMFEKPLTPSDVGKLNRLVIPKQHAEKYFPLSGDSVDKGLLMSFEDESGRYWKFRYSYWNSSQSYVLTKGWSRYVKEKQLDAGDVVLFERHRTDGDRLFIGWRRRGESGSNSGVMVQGSGGGVWSRGIYSSSSSGPHHLSSSNIQLGLGANVTAANVPYQPYCLHAGSIAQNLTTPLGNSKRLRLFGVNLECQLDGSEPSTPDGSSVSSLGPGRPQFYSQSSYSSNSTHGQMKDQE, encoded by the exons atGTCTATAAACCATTTCTCCACAGACCTTGAAGAAACACTCAGCTGGTGGGCACAgcaacatcaacaacaacaacccaTCATGGAACCAAACCCAAACGCGTCTTCCTCTACACCAAACAAACCCCCAAATATTTCAAACCCCAATTCTTCTTGGCCTCCCCATCACTCCTGGCTTAACCCTTACAATCCAGCTCAACAACCCTCTTCCATGTTCCTTCCTCAAAACCCAACGCTCAATTTCAATCTCAACGAAGAAGACGATGAAGATCAAGACCATGAACAGgagcagcggcagcagcagcagcagcaagatGAAACACAACAAGAACAAGAAGTACTAGTACTAGATAAAGAACCCATGTTTGAGAAACCCTTAACACCAAGTGATGTAGGAAAACTAAACCGTTTAGTAATACCAAAACAACATGCAGAGAAGTACTTTCCACTTAGTGGTGACTCAGTGGATAAAGGGTTGTTAATGAGTTTTGAAGACGAGTCCGGCAGGTATTGGAAGTTCAGGTACTCATATTGGAACAGTAGTCAAAGCTATGTATTGACTAAAGGGTGGAGTAGATATGTGAAAGAGAAACAACTTGATGCAGGCGATGTAGTTTTGTTTGAACGACACCGTACAGATGGTGACAGATTGTTCATAGGGTGGAGGAGGAGAGGCGAGAGTGGCAGTAACAGTGGGGTGATGGTGCAGGGTAGTGGTGGTGGGGTGTGGAGCAGAGGAAtatattcatcatcatcttctggGCCTCATCATCTTTCTAGTAGTAATATACAACTTGGCCTTGGGGCTAATGTGACAGCTGCTAATGTGCCATACCAACCTTACTGTCTCCATGCAG GGTCCATTGCACAGAACCTAACAACGCCGCTTGGGAACTCAAAGAGACTCAGGTTATTTGGGGTGAACTTGGAGTGCCAGCTTGATGGGTCCGAGCCATCAACACCTGATGGTTCATCTGTGTCCAGCCTGGGTCCAGGCCGCCCGCAATTCTACTCTCAATCTTCTTATTCTTCAAACAGCACTCATGGTCAAATG AAGGACCAAGAGTGA
- the LOC118030849 gene encoding B3 domain-containing protein At2g36080 isoform X3: protein MSINHFSTDLEETLSWWAQQHQQQQPIMEPNPNASSSTPNKPPNISNPNSSWPPHHSWLNPYNPAQQPSSMFLPQNPTLNFNLNEEDDEDQDHEQEQRQQQQQQDETQQEQEVLVLDKEPMFEKPLTPSDVGKLNRLVIPKQHAEKYFPLSGDSVDKGLLMSFEDESGRYWKFRYSYWNSSQSYVLTKGWSRYVKEKQLDAGDVVLFERHRTDGDRLFIGWRRRGESGSNSGVMVQGSGGGVWSRGIYSSSSSGPHHLSSSNIQLGLGANVTAANVPYQPYCLHAGSIAQNLTTPLGNSKRLRLFGVNLECQLDGSEPSTPDGSSVSSLGPGRPQFYSQSSYSSNSTHGQMDKCAVKSRC from the exons atGTCTATAAACCATTTCTCCACAGACCTTGAAGAAACACTCAGCTGGTGGGCACAgcaacatcaacaacaacaacccaTCATGGAACCAAACCCAAACGCGTCTTCCTCTACACCAAACAAACCCCCAAATATTTCAAACCCCAATTCTTCTTGGCCTCCCCATCACTCCTGGCTTAACCCTTACAATCCAGCTCAACAACCCTCTTCCATGTTCCTTCCTCAAAACCCAACGCTCAATTTCAATCTCAACGAAGAAGACGATGAAGATCAAGACCATGAACAGgagcagcggcagcagcagcagcagcaagatGAAACACAACAAGAACAAGAAGTACTAGTACTAGATAAAGAACCCATGTTTGAGAAACCCTTAACACCAAGTGATGTAGGAAAACTAAACCGTTTAGTAATACCAAAACAACATGCAGAGAAGTACTTTCCACTTAGTGGTGACTCAGTGGATAAAGGGTTGTTAATGAGTTTTGAAGACGAGTCCGGCAGGTATTGGAAGTTCAGGTACTCATATTGGAACAGTAGTCAAAGCTATGTATTGACTAAAGGGTGGAGTAGATATGTGAAAGAGAAACAACTTGATGCAGGCGATGTAGTTTTGTTTGAACGACACCGTACAGATGGTGACAGATTGTTCATAGGGTGGAGGAGGAGAGGCGAGAGTGGCAGTAACAGTGGGGTGATGGTGCAGGGTAGTGGTGGTGGGGTGTGGAGCAGAGGAAtatattcatcatcatcttctggGCCTCATCATCTTTCTAGTAGTAATATACAACTTGGCCTTGGGGCTAATGTGACAGCTGCTAATGTGCCATACCAACCTTACTGTCTCCATGCAG GGTCCATTGCACAGAACCTAACAACGCCGCTTGGGAACTCAAAGAGACTCAGGTTATTTGGGGTGAACTTGGAGTGCCAGCTTGATGGGTCCGAGCCATCAACACCTGATGGTTCATCTGTGTCCAGCCTGGGTCCAGGCCGCCCGCAATTCTACTCTCAATCTTCTTATTCTTCAAACAGCACTCATGGTCAAATG GACAAATGTGCTGTCAAAAGCAGATGCTAG
- the LOC118030849 gene encoding B3 domain-containing protein At2g36080 isoform X4: MSINHFSTDLEETLSWWAQQHQQQQPIMEPNPNASSSTPNKPPNISNPNSSWPPHHSWLNPYNPAQQPSSMFLPQNPTLNFNLNEEDDEDQDHEQEQRQQQQQQDETQQEQEVLVLDKEPMFEKPLTPSDVGKLNRLVIPKQHAEKYFPLSGDSVDKGLLMSFEDESGRYWKFRYSYWNSSQSYVLTKGWSRYVKEKQLDAGDVVLFERHRTDGDRLFIGWRRRGESGSNSGVMVQGSGGGVWSRGIYSSSSSGPHHLSSSNIQLGLGANVTAANVPYQPYCLHAGSIAQNLTTPLGNSKRLRLFGVNLECQLDGSEPSTPDGSSVSSLGPGRPQFYSQSSYSSNSTHGQMVSHMTL, from the exons atGTCTATAAACCATTTCTCCACAGACCTTGAAGAAACACTCAGCTGGTGGGCACAgcaacatcaacaacaacaacccaTCATGGAACCAAACCCAAACGCGTCTTCCTCTACACCAAACAAACCCCCAAATATTTCAAACCCCAATTCTTCTTGGCCTCCCCATCACTCCTGGCTTAACCCTTACAATCCAGCTCAACAACCCTCTTCCATGTTCCTTCCTCAAAACCCAACGCTCAATTTCAATCTCAACGAAGAAGACGATGAAGATCAAGACCATGAACAGgagcagcggcagcagcagcagcagcaagatGAAACACAACAAGAACAAGAAGTACTAGTACTAGATAAAGAACCCATGTTTGAGAAACCCTTAACACCAAGTGATGTAGGAAAACTAAACCGTTTAGTAATACCAAAACAACATGCAGAGAAGTACTTTCCACTTAGTGGTGACTCAGTGGATAAAGGGTTGTTAATGAGTTTTGAAGACGAGTCCGGCAGGTATTGGAAGTTCAGGTACTCATATTGGAACAGTAGTCAAAGCTATGTATTGACTAAAGGGTGGAGTAGATATGTGAAAGAGAAACAACTTGATGCAGGCGATGTAGTTTTGTTTGAACGACACCGTACAGATGGTGACAGATTGTTCATAGGGTGGAGGAGGAGAGGCGAGAGTGGCAGTAACAGTGGGGTGATGGTGCAGGGTAGTGGTGGTGGGGTGTGGAGCAGAGGAAtatattcatcatcatcttctggGCCTCATCATCTTTCTAGTAGTAATATACAACTTGGCCTTGGGGCTAATGTGACAGCTGCTAATGTGCCATACCAACCTTACTGTCTCCATGCAG GGTCCATTGCACAGAACCTAACAACGCCGCTTGGGAACTCAAAGAGACTCAGGTTATTTGGGGTGAACTTGGAGTGCCAGCTTGATGGGTCCGAGCCATCAACACCTGATGGTTCATCTGTGTCCAGCCTGGGTCCAGGCCGCCCGCAATTCTACTCTCAATCTTCTTATTCTTCAAACAGCACTCATGGTCAAATGGTAAGCCATATGACCTTATAA